In one Actinomycetota bacterium genomic region, the following are encoded:
- a CDS encoding magnesium chelatase, with amino-acid sequence MEQAATLGALRASGYRPRPVHVEMRENLLARLRGGERVFEGIVGYEDSVLPAIENAILAGHDLIFLGERGQAKSRIMRTLVGLLDEAVPAVAGCEINDDPLAPICTACRELIGERGDETPIAWLGPEDRYGEKLATPDISVADLIGEVDPIKVAEGRYLADELTIHFGLIPRTHRGIFAINELPDLAERIQVALLNLLEERDIQIRGYKIRLPLDIVLLASANPEDYTNRGRIITPLKDRFGAQVRTHYPRTAAEEAEIVRREAQVPDDVRFPEWMSEIVAEVTHQARRSGQINQRSGVSVRLSIANQETVAASALRRAVRLGEPEAVPRISDLEAMASSTLGKIEVEALEEGREDDILTKLVRQAVQAVYQRRMRGQTFPDLVRRFEEEGLEVQTGVGMGAEELCRQFGELKGMAQALQSLGAGESPATTAAALEFICEGLHLGRRLNKTPTGSGAVYGG; translated from the coding sequence ATGGAACAGGCGGCCACGCTCGGAGCGCTCAGGGCCTCGGGTTACCGCCCGCGCCCCGTACACGTCGAGATGCGCGAGAACCTGCTCGCGCGCCTCCGGGGGGGCGAGCGCGTCTTCGAGGGGATCGTCGGGTACGAGGACTCGGTCCTGCCCGCGATAGAGAACGCGATCCTCGCCGGGCACGACCTGATCTTCCTCGGCGAACGCGGCCAGGCGAAGTCCAGGATCATGCGCACGCTCGTCGGCCTGCTCGACGAGGCCGTCCCCGCCGTCGCCGGGTGCGAGATCAACGACGACCCGCTCGCTCCCATCTGCACGGCCTGCCGGGAGCTGATCGGCGAGAGGGGGGACGAGACCCCCATCGCGTGGCTCGGCCCCGAGGACCGCTACGGCGAGAAGCTCGCCACCCCAGACATCTCGGTGGCCGACCTGATCGGGGAGGTCGACCCGATCAAGGTGGCCGAGGGCCGCTACCTGGCCGACGAGCTGACCATCCACTTCGGGCTGATCCCCCGCACCCACCGCGGCATCTTCGCGATCAACGAGCTCCCCGACCTCGCCGAGCGGATCCAGGTCGCCCTGCTCAACCTGCTCGAGGAGCGGGACATCCAGATACGCGGCTACAAGATCCGGCTCCCGCTCGACATCGTGCTGCTCGCGTCGGCCAACCCGGAGGACTACACGAACCGCGGACGCATCATCACGCCACTGAAGGACCGTTTCGGCGCCCAGGTGCGCACCCACTACCCCCGGACGGCCGCCGAGGAGGCGGAGATAGTCCGACGGGAGGCTCAAGTCCCGGACGATGTCCGCTTCCCGGAGTGGATGTCCGAGATCGTGGCCGAGGTGACCCATCAGGCCCGCCGGTCCGGACAGATCAACCAGCGCAGCGGCGTGTCCGTCCGTCTATCCATCGCCAACCAGGAGACGGTCGCGGCCAGCGCGCTGCGCCGGGCCGTCCGGCTCGGGGAGCCCGAGGCCGTCCCCCGCATCTCGGACCTCGAGGCGATGGCCTCGTCCACGCTCGGCAAGATCGAGGTGGAGGCGCTCGAGGAGGGACGCGAGGACGACATCCTCACGAAGCTCGTGCGGCAGGCCGTCCAGGCCGTCTACCAGCGTCGGATGCGCGGGCAGACCTTCCCGGACCTCGTCAGGCGGTTCGAGGAGGAGGGGCTCGAGGTGCAGACCGGGGTTGGCATGGGAGCGGAGGAGCTCTGCCGCCAGTTCGGCGAGCTGAAGGGGATGGCTCAGGCCCTGCAGTCGCTGGGAGCCGGGGAGTCGCCCGCGACGACCGCGGCCGCGCTCGAGTTCATCTGCGAGGGGCTCCACCTGGGGCGGAGGCTGAACAAGACCCCGACCGGGTCAGGCGCCGTCTACGGGGGCTGA
- a CDS encoding MmcQ/YjbR family DNA-binding protein translates to MPRSAACEKLRRRLIDFALSLPEAWEDHPWDEVVAKVRKKVFVFFGSDPSVGCFNMTVKLPGSGPDVLNEPFAEPSGYGLGRSGWVTLSFDSPGQVPVEFVEDLIVESYCAVAPRKLAAQADAERSAPVDGA, encoded by the coding sequence ATGCCCCGCTCCGCCGCGTGCGAGAAGCTCCGTCGCCGGCTGATCGACTTCGCGCTCTCCCTGCCGGAGGCCTGGGAGGACCACCCGTGGGACGAGGTGGTGGCGAAGGTCCGCAAGAAGGTCTTCGTCTTCTTCGGCTCCGACCCGAGCGTCGGGTGCTTCAACATGACCGTGAAGCTGCCCGGGTCGGGTCCGGACGTCCTGAACGAGCCCTTCGCGGAGCCGTCCGGTTACGGGCTCGGACGCAGCGGGTGGGTGACGCTGTCCTTCGACTCCCCCGGGCAGGTCCCGGTCGAGTTCGTGGAGGACCTGATCGTCGAGAGCTACTGCGCGGTGGCGCCCCGGAAGCTGGCCGCTCAGGCCGACGCGGAGCGCTCAGCCCCCGTAGACGGCGCCTGA
- the fdxA gene encoding ferredoxin yields the protein MTYVICEPCVDIKDRACVEECPVDCIYESGAQLYIHPQECVDCDACMPVCPVDAIFPADDVPAEWKNFIEINSKFFDEHPDANGGASQSPYAPQLED from the coding sequence ATGACCTACGTCATCTGCGAGCCCTGCGTGGACATCAAGGACCGCGCCTGCGTGGAGGAGTGCCCCGTCGACTGCATCTACGAGAGCGGCGCCCAGCTGTACATCCACCCCCAGGAGTGCGTCGACTGTGACGCGTGCATGCCCGTCTGCCCGGTCGACGCGATCTTCCCAGCCGACGACGTGCCGGCGGAGTGGAAGAACTTCATCGAGATCAACTCGAAGTTCTTCGACGAGCATCCGGACGCCAACGGCGGGGCCTCGCAGAGTCCGTACGCGCCTCAGCTCGAGGACTGA